A portion of the Blastochloris tepida genome contains these proteins:
- the rpsR gene encoding 30S ribosomal protein S18, with the protein MSTSPARRPFFRRRKTCPFSGANAPKIDYKDVKLLQRYVSERGKIVPSRITAVSAKKQRELARAIKRARFLGLLPYVIR; encoded by the coding sequence CGCCGTCCGTTCTTCCGCCGCCGCAAGACCTGCCCGTTCTCCGGCGCCAACGCCCCGAAGATCGACTACAAGGACGTGAAGCTGCTGCAGCGCTACGTCTCCGAGCGCGGCAAGATCGTGCCGAGCCGCATCACCGCGGTCTCCGCCAAGAAGCAGCGCGAACTCGCCCGCGCCATCAAGCGCGCGCGCTTCCTGGGGCTTCTGCCCTACGTGATCCGCTGA